The Euphorbia lathyris chromosome 8, ddEupLath1.1, whole genome shotgun sequence genome has a window encoding:
- the LOC136203636 gene encoding uncharacterized protein, with the protein MIGVGKIKQYSNVLDKPLSKGKQEVSLSAFAFLFSELVQYNQTQVDNIAELERRLEDAGYAVGARVLELLCHRDKGNRRETRLLGILSFVHSTVWKVLFGKVADSLEKGTEHEDEYMISEKELLVNRFISIPKDMGTFNCGAFVAGIVRGVLDSAGFPAVVTAHFVPMEGQQRPRTTILIKFAEEVLRREARLGG; encoded by the exons ATGATCGGCGTTGGCAAGATCAAGCAGTACTCCAATGTCCTCGACAAACCACTCAGTAAGGGTAAACAAGAG GTCAGTCTGAGTGCGTTTGCATTTTTGTTTTCGGAGCTTGTTCAATACAATCAGACTCAGGTGGATAACATTGCTGAACTTGAACGAAG GCTGGAGGATGCGGGCTATGCAGTTGGGGCTCGAGTTCTTGAACTTCTTTGCCACAGAGATAAG GGAAATAGAAGGGAAACTCGATTGTTGGGTATTTTATCATTTGTGCACAGCACAGTGTGGAAGGTGTTATTTGGAAAA GTAGCTGATTCACTAGAGAAAGGTACTGAACATGAAGATGAATACATGATCAGTGAGAAGGAGCTTCTTGTGAACAG ATTTATTTCCATTCCAAAGGACATGGGAACATTCAATTGTGGAGCATTTGTTGCTGGAATAGTGAGA GGTGTCTTGGATAGTGCAGGTTTCCCAGCTGTAGTAACAGCACATTTTGTTCCTATGGAGGGACAGCAACGACCTCGGACaaccattttaataaaatttgctGAAGAG GTACTAAGAAGAGAAGCAAGATTAGGAGGTTGA